The segment CGGTGAAGATCTCACAAACATCGGCATCAACAGCGACTGCCAGCGCAACGGCTGAGGTGTCAGAGCCCCCACGACCGAGAGTCGTGATGCGGCCATCGCAATTGATGCCCTGGAAGCCGGCGACAACGAGGATGTCGTATTCTTCCAGATAGCTTTTGAGTCTGTCGGAGTTGATGTCCAGAATGCGAGCTCGACCGAACTTGGAGTCGGTCTTGATCTCGGCCTGGTGACCAAGAATGGAGCGGGCGTTGTAGCCTGCATCCTTCAAGAGCATACTGAATAGAGCCACCGAGACCTGTTCCCCGGTAGAAACCAGGGAATCCATCTCTGCGGAATCGGGTCTCGTGGACCACTGGCTGGCCAGATCGATGAGGCGGTTGGTTTCTCCGGACATGGCCGAGAGTACGACAACGACCTTGTTGGCCCCGTCGCAATGTGCGCTAGTCACCTTGGCCAGGACCTGTTGCATGCACTCCAGATTGGCCACGGAGGTTCCGCCGAATTTTTGAACAATGATGCCCATTTCCGTCTAAACTCCCTCGCGTCGTTGGTCGGTTTGGCAGTAGGTAATCGATTATGCCAAAGCAAGAAGAGTCTGTTTGGCCTTCTTTCCTTTTGCCGTCAACAAAATTGTGCGTCCCGATTCCGCTGGCTGCCATTCAAGCAGCAGGTATTCTTCAGGCCAATCTTCTTTTTGCAGAAACTGCGCCCATTCCACCAGCACCAGACTTCTATCATCCTGCATGTGTTCAAGCAGGGAATCATCGGCCGGAAAGCCCTCCAATCGGTACAGATCGAAGTGAGCGGTTTCCGGATCGGTGGGGTACATGTTCATTATATTGAAACTCGGGCTTGAGACCCGCGCTTCGTCACCACCCGGAAGGGCGGACACGAGGCCACGCACAAGGGTTGTTTTGCCCGCGCCGAGGTCGCCCGAGAACAGCAGTACCTGCTCCGGTTCTGAACCTGTCAGTGCTCTTGCCAGTTTGGCCCCGAAGTCGAGGGTCGCACCTTCATCGGGCAGTCGAATTTCAACAATGGCCAGCGCGTTGCTCAAGAATTGCCTCCCGGAAGCAGAGTGCGCAGTACATCTTCTTTGCCCAGAACGCCAACCAGGCTGTCACCGTCCATGACGGGCAGGGTGTGGTATTTATTCTCGACCATCAGCGATGCGATTTCATCAATGGGAGTGTCCGGAGTGACTGTTTTCGGGTCAGGGGTCATGGCCTGGCCTACCGTCAATGCCGTGATCTTTTCCATTTCCTGCTGCAAATCTTTGGTGGACGACAGGGGAATCATCCCATCCAGCAGAGTGAAGACCGAGGGCAACCGCAAGCGCTTTTGCTGAGCCACGAGGTCGCTCTGACAGAGGATGCCGGCAAGGGTGCCATCGTCATGCACCACAGGCAGTCCGTTGATACGTTTTTCAATCATGATTGCCGCGGCATTGGCCACGTCGTCGGAGGTCTTCAGAGTGATCGGGTCAGAAGTCATGATGTCTTTAGCTGTCAGCATCGATCAGTTCCTCCAGTGTTTGGGGTAGCTCAAGGGCGATATCGCCAGCGAGATTGCCACGCAGGG is part of the Desulfovibrio ferrophilus genome and harbors:
- the tsaE gene encoding tRNA (adenosine(37)-N6)-threonylcarbamoyltransferase complex ATPase subunit type 1 TsaE gives rise to the protein MSNALAIVEIRLPDEGATLDFGAKLARALTGSEPEQVLLFSGDLGAGKTTLVRGLVSALPGGDEARVSSPSFNIMNMYPTDPETAHFDLYRLEGFPADDSLLEHMQDDRSLVLVEWAQFLQKEDWPEEYLLLEWQPAESGRTILLTAKGKKAKQTLLALA
- a CDS encoding CBS domain-containing protein produces the protein MLTAKDIMTSDPITLKTSDDVANAAAIMIEKRINGLPVVHDDGTLAGILCQSDLVAQQKRLRLPSVFTLLDGMIPLSSTKDLQQEMEKITALTVGQAMTPDPKTVTPDTPIDEIASLMVENKYHTLPVMDGDSLVGVLGKEDVLRTLLPGGNS